The Cupriavidus basilensis genome segment GTGACTGAAGAGAAGAAGCCCACGCTAGTTCGATTGCCCGTCGAGTTCCGCAAGGAACTGTTGGACGAGAGTGCGGCGCAGACCCGTGAACGCGGGCAGACCGTGTCGATTCCCCAATTGGTTGTTGAACTGGCCAAAGAAGCTTGGGAGGCGCGGCGAGCCCGGAAACCTGGACAGGACAATGGCTAAATTGATCACCGTCATCAACAACAAGGGCGGCGTCGGGAAAACGACCATCGCATGCCACCTCGCTTTCGCCTCGGGGGAAGCTGGCAAGAGGACCCTGTTGTGTGACTTCGATACGCAAGGAAACGCCGGTCAATTTCTGACCAAAGACCTGCAGATCACTAAGCGTCGCGGCGGCTCGGAGCAGCTTTTCGAGCAGGCGGAGCTACAATACACCCCCGCTTGGGTGGACAACATTCAACTCTTGCACGGGCACGGATACTTGCAAGAGTTGGATTCGCGCGGTGACGAGCTCAGCGAACTGGCGATCCAGAAGCGCGGTGAGATCCGCAAGCTTCCGTTCGACTACGTGATTTTCGACACGCCGCCGGCGCTCGGTCCGCGGCAGACCGCTCCGTTGTTCTGGTCGGACTTGGCCGTGGTGATTGTTGAGCCTCAGCTTACCTCGTTGACGGGGATGGCCGATGTCTTCAAGAACATCCAGGATGCGCGGAAGCGCAATCCGAGCCTGCAGGTGCAGGTGGTAATCAACCGGTACACCAAGGCGTCGTCGTCGCAAAAGAAGGTGCGTGCGGAGCTCGAGCAAAAATTCGGCAAGATGATCGTGGGCGAGTTCACGACGCGCGTTGCGGTGTCCGATGCGCTGGCCAACTACCAGCCGGTGTGGCGGTTCGCGAAGGACAAGAAATTGAACGCCGCCTGGAAAGATTTTTCCGGGCGTGTGTTGGGACTTTAAGGATAGGAAAACATGGGCACACTCGACTTCCTCGACAGCTTGGAAGCACCTGCCGCAACGGCCATCAGTATCCCTCTTCGGGATGTGATGCCCGACCCGAAGCAGCCGCGCACGCGATACCGCGAAATCGATGGCAATGTGTCGGTGGAAGGTCGGGACCACATCAAGAACCTGGCCAAGAGCATTGCTGATCAAGGCCTTCTGCAGCCGATTACCGTGCGCGAGGTGGACGGCGGCTACATGATCGTCATGGGAGAATGCCGGTGGCGCGCGTTCGTGCTCAATCAGGAAGAGGGCATTCCCGGACATGAGGCTATTCCGGCCTTTGTACGGAACGACATGTCGCCGGCGAAGCTGCGCCTGGCGCAGTTGGCCGAGAACCTGAATCGCGATGACCTTACCGATCTGGAGGTCGCGCACTTCGTCAAGGAAACGCTGGAAGAGAATCCTGAGCTCAAGAAGTCCGAGCTTGGGGCGATCATGCGGCAGAACAGCCAATACATCTCCCGTATCCTCGCTTTGTTGAACCCGAAGTGGTCCGACGTGGTCGATTCCGGGATGATCTCGTTCGCATCGCTGCTTGAACAATACCGCGCGCTGCCGGAGAAGGTCCGGGCAGAAGTGAAGACGAAGGTGCAGGCCGAGGGCCGCAGCAAGATTACCTCGACCGACCTGAAGAAGGCTCGCGACGGGATGAAGGCTCCGGGGCGGGTCTCGGTTGACCCCGAATTGGCGCGCTCGGTCGATCAGATGCTCGAGGCCAATACGCCCAAGGGCGAACACTACCATCCGCCCAAGACCCAATTCACTGATGCTGGCATCACGACCCCGATCATTCCGAGCGGCGTCGAGAATGTGAATGCCGGTCTGATCGACAAGCGCACGCTGCGTATCACAGCGCGCCAACTGAAGATGCTCGTTGAGAAGAGCGCCGTCACCGGCAAGGAGAAGGGCTTGATGGTGGAGCTGATTCTGCCGGTCGAGGATTTGAAACGGATGCACAAGAAGATCGGCGGAAAATTGCCTGAAACCGATTCGCTTCTGCAGGCCGCCTTCATGGATCAACTCAACTCGATCTGACGAAACAAGGGGAGCGCATAGCTCCCTTCGTTGCGCCGTGTGTGAATATGTTATTGCACAAAAAGAGGCATTAGTTTTGCAAGTTCCGTTTGGCTACGATGCTGCCCAACCTCACGAGCAACGCCCCATCCGGTGGGAAAGCCGTAGGCTGACCAATCCGCACATGATCATGATGGGTGATACCGGTAGCGGAAAGACGCACCAGCTGCGGCATGTGTGCGATAGCTTGGTGCGCTCAAGTTCCGCACAGACCAGGATTCATGTGCTCGACCGCCACGGCGACATCGACGTGCAGGGCGCGTCGTCCGTATTCTTTAGCCAATCTGCTGATTTCGGCATCAATCCCCTCGAACTGAACCCCGACCCCCACTACGGAGGGGTGCGAAAGCGCGTGCAGGCGTTCATTTCCGGCATTAATCGAACGAGCCAGCGTCTTGGGCATAGGCAAGAGGCAGTCCTGCGGAACTTGCTTCTAGATCTGTACCGGTCCATGGGCTTCTCCCTGGATGATCCACGGACCTGGCACGCGGCGAACGCCGCTGAGATCTATAGCGTCCCGGGCAAAGAGGACCGCCTCTATCTCGAGGTGCCATACGAAGAGATTGATCGGGCGAAGAAGTGTGGCATCCGTTGGGACGGCGACGAAAAAGCCTGGTGGTGCCCACATGGGGAGCACACGGGAGAGCGCCGGAGGTGGCCGGCGAAAGTGGCCGGCCAACGATATCCAACGTTGCTTGACGCCATTCGGTTCTCAAACAACAGGCTCAAGGCCATGTTCCTGGGGTCAAGTCAGCAAGCTGTGCGCAGTCTTGAGGCTGTGCAAAGGGTGGCGAAGAGCCTGGCCGTCAAGCAGCGGCGGGCGGCTCGCATGGCCGAGGTGATGGTGGGGGAGGAGGAGATCAGTGCAGAGCTCGCGGAAGCTCGCGCCAAAGCCATTGCAGCGTACACGGCGGCAGTTAATGCAATGGTTACAGGCCGCGAATTGGACGATCTCCTCAAGTACGACTCGATCGAGACCGTGAAGTCGGTTGTGGACCGCCTTGAGAATTTCTATGCGATGGGCGTTTTCCGGAGCGTTCCGCCTCCACACGATCCCGGCGCCAAAGTTCACCGATATGTGATGACAGCATTGCACGACGACGCGCAGAAGCTGCTTGTGGACACGAAGGCGGAAGAGATTTTTTCGCGTGCGATGCAGCGCGGTGAACAGAGCGAGGTGCGGGACGTACTTGTGGTGGACGAGGCCACGGTTTTCATAAGTGACGAGAAGGACCACATTCTGAATCGCATTGCAAAAGAAGGCCGGAAATTTGGCGTAATGCTCCTTCTTGCCTCTCAAGGTCCCGGGCATTTTACCGATGATCTTATGTCCGCAGCGGGGACAAAGGTCATGCTGGGCTTTGACCGAAACCAATGGCGCGATGCCAACCGCATGCTGGGAATGTCAACGAAGGCGCTCGAATGGATCATTCCGCGGCGCCGCTGCGTCATCACCATGAAAGTCGCCGGCGAGTTACAGAGCGGCACACACTGGGTCAACTTTCAAGCTCTCTAGCGTCAAATTGCGTTGCCAGTGGATGCTGGCGGGGGGACGCACGCGACCAGGGTTCAATTTTCTGACGTTGGAATTCAAGAGCGCAACTTAATAGTTGTTAAGAGTTATGACCTTTACAAACTATTAAATGCGCGTATCATGTACCGAAAGGACAACACGGGTACGTACAGGAAGGGGTTAAGAACAATGAAGAACACAAACAATGTCGCGCTGATCAACCCGGAGTCGGAGCATTTTGTGCCGACCCTGACCGACGTGGTCTCGCCCGCGACGCTTGCTCAAGTGTTCGGGGACCATCCGGTCCCCTTCAAGACGAACGAGGACGGGTCTGCACCTACCTCCGTCTACCTGCAACACCTGGAAGACACTTGGGCGCTGGCCATGGAAGAAGCGGAAACGGACGAGGTTCAAGCGGAACACGCCCCTGCGCGTGATCTTCGAGAAGTTTCCGTAGAAGCCCGGGCCATCCTGTAGACTTCGGGCGGTTTCCACTAGCATCGCGACAAATGAACGAGCGGGAGTTCGACAACCTGGTCAGCATGACACGCCTGACGCCGAAAAGCCGCGAAGCGGCTCGTTTGGTGTATGTGGATGGGAAGTCGCCGAGCGAGGCGGGAGTGACAGTGGGTCTTTCGCCGCAGCGGATTTCGCAGATCCTTGCCACTGTCAAGAAGGCTGAATCCGAACGACCGTTGTCCGCTGCTCCCAACACGCCCGTTACCCCGGTTGACGCCGTAAGGGCAAGCTACGCCTTTGCTGTCAAAGCTGCGCGTGATCTGTTCGGAGACGAGGCGACAATCAGGGCGCCTGGGCCCGACGAGAGACTTGTTGGGCGAGTGGAAGCTCGCACCGATTTCCATCTGGTGCAGCATCTTGGGCGAAGTGCAGTAGCAATTCACGAGCTCGCTAGCCTGGACAGAGTGCCTCCTCTGGCCAGGTCCGTTACCATCCAGTATCGCGCAGGGGCGGCTCAGGTCCTCGACCGCGACCAGGTGCAGACGCGAGAATCTAACGTTCGTTGATGTGGTTCCAGTGGTTCCTATCTGGCTATCAACGACGAACAGAAGTAATATATAAAAAGCATCAAACAAACATAGCGAGGCTTGCCGATTTGCCGCCTCCGTTGGCGAGAGCAAGGGCGCGATGCCTTGATTGCGAGGTAGTGCTATCCGCGCGGTGGGCCGCCGCCGCGCGCTAACCCTGCACGCTGAAATGCGCGCGTGCAGTTTCCATGAGATGCAGTGAGTGAAACCAGGACTGTGAACTATGTCGGCTAAATCGGATTTCTTGGATGCTCTTGCGGAAGGGGACTTCGTCTCCGCCCGCAAGCTGATGGCGCAGCACAAGCTGGGCCCGAACACCCGCGACTGGACTCGCTCGCGCATGTCTCCGCTCGCATATGCGATTCGCCACGGCGACAACCAGTTCGCGGCGGAGCTCGTGGCAATGGGTGCCAAGGTGGATGAAGTGAGCCAAGGGGACACCCCCTTGATTCTGATGGCGAACCCGGAAGGAGCAGAGATCCTGGCTCAGGCCGGCGCAGACGTGAACGCCACGATGCGACGTGATGCGGTCAACATGGGCGTGAACAAGGGTGCGACGGCGCTGATCAAGGCCGCGCATAACAACAATTCCGAACTGGTGGCCAAGCTGATCGAGCTGGGCGCGGATGTTCGCGCGACCGATCGGCTCGGGCGCACAGCGCTGCACTACGCGGCACGCAATAACCCGCAGACTGCCGATCTCCTGATTAACGCCGGCGCCGATTTCCTCGCGAGAGACCGTTTCGGCAAGACGGCTCTGTTTGTTGATATCGCTCCGAGCAATACCGCCCCGTCGCTAGCTACCACATCCCCCGCAAACAGCATCAGCAACTCCGTGAAGGACGCTGCTGCGCGGAAGGAGATCGAGACGACCAACGAAGGCTTGATGGCGGTGCCGGAGAACGCACTGGACGCGGAAACCGCGAGGCGGCTGGTTCACGATGACGTGACGATGTACAAGGGCGTGTCCGATCCGACCGAGAGGCACTGGGCCGCCCTGGCGATGGCCGACAATGCGGACAGGCAGCAGACGTATCGAGAAGCGCTCCTACAGGAGGCCCCGGAGCTAGCGATGGACCTGGGCGCTGCAGTGTCGCGCGAGGCAGCCCTCGTGAGTGAAAAGGAAGAAAGCAAGGCAATCGAAGTCGATTCGATGCTACGCGATCAGGTGACGGCTTTTGATCACGTCGTCGGTGAGCGTATTTCGATCCCGCACGGCGACTTTCTCTACCTGGAAGGCACTGATAATCCTCACGCCCGAGCAGCGGGCCGAATTTGACCAACAGGCGCGAGCTCGTAGCGAAAGCCAGCAGCGGGAGCAAGAGGCGGCCCAGAAGCGTGCTGCCGCTTACGCGCAGAAGAAGTGGGGGTCGAGCCGCGAAGAGGGGAAGCACCCGTATCTTGACAGGAAGCAGGTGAGCGCCTTTGGCGTTCGTGTGGACGGCGGTGAACTGGTGATCCCCCTCGTTGACGCCGAGAACCGTCTCTGTAACGTGCAGCGGATCTTCTCGGATCAGGAGCGAGGAAAAC includes the following:
- a CDS encoding ParA family protein, which produces MAKLITVINNKGGVGKTTIACHLAFASGEAGKRTLLCDFDTQGNAGQFLTKDLQITKRRGGSEQLFEQAELQYTPAWVDNIQLLHGHGYLQELDSRGDELSELAIQKRGEIRKLPFDYVIFDTPPALGPRQTAPLFWSDLAVVIVEPQLTSLTGMADVFKNIQDARKRNPSLQVQVVINRYTKASSSQKKVRAELEQKFGKMIVGEFTTRVAVSDALANYQPVWRFAKDKKLNAAWKDFSGRVLGL
- a CDS encoding ParB/RepB/Spo0J family partition protein, whose protein sequence is MGTLDFLDSLEAPAATAISIPLRDVMPDPKQPRTRYREIDGNVSVEGRDHIKNLAKSIADQGLLQPITVREVDGGYMIVMGECRWRAFVLNQEEGIPGHEAIPAFVRNDMSPAKLRLAQLAENLNRDDLTDLEVAHFVKETLEENPELKKSELGAIMRQNSQYISRILALLNPKWSDVVDSGMISFASLLEQYRALPEKVRAEVKTKVQAEGRSKITSTDLKKARDGMKAPGRVSVDPELARSVDQMLEANTPKGEHYHPPKTQFTDAGITTPIIPSGVENVNAGLIDKRTLRITARQLKMLVEKSAVTGKEKGLMVELILPVEDLKRMHKKIGGKLPETDSLLQAAFMDQLNSI
- a CDS encoding DUF5710 domain-containing protein, which translates into the protein MIMMGDTGSGKTHQLRHVCDSLVRSSSAQTRIHVLDRHGDIDVQGASSVFFSQSADFGINPLELNPDPHYGGVRKRVQAFISGINRTSQRLGHRQEAVLRNLLLDLYRSMGFSLDDPRTWHAANAAEIYSVPGKEDRLYLEVPYEEIDRAKKCGIRWDGDEKAWWCPHGEHTGERRRWPAKVAGQRYPTLLDAIRFSNNRLKAMFLGSSQQAVRSLEAVQRVAKSLAVKQRRAARMAEVMVGEEEISAELAEARAKAIAAYTAAVNAMVTGRELDDLLKYDSIETVKSVVDRLENFYAMGVFRSVPPPHDPGAKVHRYVMTALHDDAQKLLVDTKAEEIFSRAMQRGEQSEVRDVLVVDEATVFISDEKDHILNRIAKEGRKFGVMLLLASQGPGHFTDDLMSAAGTKVMLGFDRNQWRDANRMLGMSTKALEWIIPRRRCVITMKVAGELQSGTHWVNFQAL
- a CDS encoding ankyrin repeat domain-containing protein, translated to MSAKSDFLDALAEGDFVSARKLMAQHKLGPNTRDWTRSRMSPLAYAIRHGDNQFAAELVAMGAKVDEVSQGDTPLILMANPEGAEILAQAGADVNATMRRDAVNMGVNKGATALIKAAHNNNSELVAKLIELGADVRATDRLGRTALHYAARNNPQTADLLINAGADFLARDRFGKTALFVDIAPSNTAPSLATTSPANSISNSVKDAAARKEIETTNEGLMAVPENALDAETARRLVHDDVTMYKGVSDPTERHWAALAMADNADRQQTYREALLQEAPELAMDLGAAVSREAALVSEKEESKAIEVDSMLRDQVTAFDHVVGERISIPHGDFLYLEGTDNPHARAAGRI
- a CDS encoding TrfB-related DNA-binding protein — encoded protein: MNEREFDNLVSMTRLTPKSREAARLVYVDGKSPSEAGVTVGLSPQRISQILATVKKAESERPLSAAPNTPVTPVDAVRASYAFAVKAARDLFGDEATIRAPGPDERLVGRVEARTDFHLVQHLGRSAVAIHELASLDRVPPLARSVTIQYRAGAAQVLDRDQVQTRESNVR